A genomic region of Acidobacteriota bacterium contains the following coding sequences:
- a CDS encoding BrxA/BrxB family bacilliredoxin: MPYSEMMIKPMREDLTRLGFEETRTPEAVDAAIQNASGTVMVVVNSVCGCAAGKARPGIAQALKHGVQPDRKITVFAGADIDATAQARGYFKGYPPSSPSIALLKDGKLIYMLERYQIEGRTADQIAAELTSAFDKFCSPLQVAATN; this comes from the coding sequence ATGCCTTATTCCGAAATGATGATTAAGCCCATGCGCGAAGATTTGACCCGGTTGGGGTTTGAAGAAACGCGTACGCCTGAAGCCGTTGATGCGGCGATTCAGAATGCCAGTGGAACCGTAATGGTTGTGGTCAATTCCGTTTGTGGATGCGCCGCCGGCAAAGCCCGTCCCGGAATTGCGCAGGCGCTGAAACACGGCGTTCAGCCGGACAGGAAAATCACTGTCTTTGCCGGAGCCGACATTGACGCGACGGCACAGGCGCGCGGATATTTCAAAGGTTATCCGCCGTCGTCGCCTTCCATTGCGCTGCTGAAAGACGGCAAGCTGATTTACATGCTGGAGCGTTACCAGATTGAAGGTCGCACCGCCGACCAGATTGCCGCCGAATTGACCTCCGCCTTTGACAAGTTCTGCTCGCCGTTGCAAGTCGCTGCGACGAACTGA
- a CDS encoding CBS domain-containing protein produces MGEHNVSANRDPRKERAFMKSLLAELTVLEQLITAGKIESGVRRIGAEQEMFLVDEAMRPAPVALDVLKLANDERLTTEIGKFNLEANLSPRLLAGDGLRRMEQEINEVIALVRNATHTLNADIVLSGILPTIHQVDLRLENLVPTPRYLALNQAMQQLRGGAFNVHIKGLDELHLTHDNIMLEACCTSFQVHLQVGAEEFVRLYNWAQAITAPLLAAAANSPIFLGHRLWHETRIALFQHSTDERSNTRQLRSHPPRVSFGENWIKDSIIEVFREEIARFRVLLTREIDEDPAEVLARGELPTLAALRLHNGTVWRWNRPCYGVKDGVAHLRIEQRAIPSGPSVLDEMANAAFFYGLMTSLPANFGDVDRLMSFDDTKDNFFAAARHGLKAQLSWLNGREFSAAALIREQLLPLAREGLKQAGVDSPDIDRYLDVIAERIQRDQNGALWSLRSLTAMGEQGTRELRSRILVEQMIAQQQTDIPIHQWPLAKADDSRDWNQSYQMVGHLMATDLFTVHPDDLIDLAASVMDWKHIRHVPVEDDQGRLVGLVSHRDLLRLLSQGLLSKRSQPVAVKEVMKRELVTVAPETPTLEALKIMRRLKVGCLPVVEQGRLIGIVTAYDFLALSAEIIEKQSTGIEEAKPSQPGT; encoded by the coding sequence ATGGGTGAGCATAACGTTTCAGCGAATCGTGACCCGCGCAAGGAACGAGCGTTCATGAAATCCTTGTTAGCGGAGCTTACTGTGTTGGAGCAATTGATCACCGCGGGAAAGATTGAAAGTGGTGTTCGACGAATTGGCGCTGAACAGGAAATGTTTCTGGTTGATGAAGCTATGCGGCCGGCGCCGGTTGCGCTGGATGTTTTGAAGCTGGCCAACGACGAACGGCTGACAACGGAAATCGGCAAATTCAATTTGGAAGCCAACCTTTCTCCGCGATTGCTGGCGGGTGATGGGTTGCGCCGAATGGAGCAGGAAATCAATGAAGTCATTGCCCTGGTTCGCAATGCAACACATACGCTCAATGCCGATATTGTTTTATCCGGCATCCTGCCGACGATCCACCAGGTGGATTTGAGATTAGAAAACCTGGTTCCCACTCCGCGGTATCTGGCGCTAAACCAGGCGATGCAGCAACTGCGTGGTGGCGCTTTCAACGTGCACATCAAAGGGCTGGACGAATTACACCTCACGCACGACAACATTATGCTGGAAGCCTGCTGCACCAGTTTTCAGGTTCATTTGCAGGTTGGAGCAGAGGAATTCGTTCGGCTTTACAATTGGGCGCAAGCCATTACTGCGCCTTTGCTGGCTGCTGCAGCGAATTCGCCAATTTTCCTCGGACACAGGCTGTGGCACGAAACGCGAATCGCGTTGTTTCAGCATTCGACAGACGAACGCTCCAATACCCGGCAATTGCGCAGCCATCCGCCGCGTGTCAGTTTCGGTGAAAATTGGATCAAAGATTCCATCATCGAAGTCTTTCGCGAAGAGATTGCGAGATTTCGCGTTCTGCTGACCAGGGAAATTGACGAAGATCCGGCGGAAGTTCTGGCGCGCGGAGAGTTGCCGACGCTGGCGGCGTTGCGATTGCACAACGGCACGGTCTGGCGATGGAATCGTCCCTGTTATGGCGTCAAAGACGGCGTGGCGCATTTGCGAATTGAACAGCGCGCGATTCCTTCCGGGCCTTCGGTGCTGGATGAAATGGCCAACGCGGCGTTCTTTTACGGATTGATGACTTCCTTGCCCGCGAATTTTGGAGACGTTGACCGGCTGATGTCCTTTGACGATACCAAGGATAATTTTTTTGCGGCGGCCCGCCATGGATTGAAGGCTCAATTAAGCTGGTTGAATGGCAGGGAATTTTCTGCGGCTGCGTTGATTCGAGAACAGTTGTTGCCGCTGGCGCGCGAAGGTCTGAAACAGGCCGGGGTTGATTCCCCTGACATTGACCGTTATCTGGATGTGATTGCGGAGCGTATCCAGCGGGATCAAAACGGGGCTTTGTGGTCGTTGCGGTCATTGACGGCGATGGGAGAACAGGGAACTCGTGAATTGCGCAGCCGCATTTTGGTGGAACAAATGATTGCGCAACAACAAACGGATATTCCGATTCATCAGTGGCCGCTGGCCAAGGCGGATGACTCGCGCGATTGGAACCAAAGCTATCAAATGGTCGGCCATTTAATGGCGACTGATCTGTTTACGGTTCACCCCGACGATCTGATTGATCTGGCCGCCAGTGTCATGGATTGGAAACACATTCGCCATGTTCCGGTCGAAGACGATCAGGGCCGGTTGGTCGGTTTGGTTTCGCACCGCGATTTGCTGCGCCTCTTGTCGCAAGGGCTGTTGAGCAAACGATCCCAGCCCGTTGCGGTCAAGGAAGTCATGAAGCGCGAGTTGGTGACAGTCGCTCCGGAAACTCCGACGTTGGAAGCCCTGAAAATCATGCGTCGGTTGAAAGTCGGTTGCCTGCCCGTCGTCGAACAAGGGCGGTTGATTGGCATTGTCACGGCTTATGATTTTCTGGCCTTGTCGGCGGAAATCATCGAAAAGCAATCAACCGGCATCGAAGAAGCGAAACCCTCTCAGCCGGGGACTTGA
- the miaA gene encoding tRNA (adenosine(37)-N6)-dimethylallyltransferase MiaA, translating into MNPEKKQPLIAVVGPTASGKSDLGIALAQRFNGEIINCDSVQTYKGIYIATAKVTPEEQQGIPHHLIDIVEPTYNLTAVEWAARAREVIAGMESRGKLPLLVGGTGFYLRALTTKFFDAPEIDEHLRPRFQRILERRGAEHLHRMLSKVDPLLASKFAPKDWSRVIRALEVYFSSGKPLSEWQALKPEEPTEEAARMMYLVLEPPREELYDRINRRTDLMVERGLLAEIENLIAAGVPPTAKAFNAHGYKRFVEYLLGQRTLESAIEQMKLDTRHYAKRQWTWWRAQTNTFWLQGFGFEHNMIEQAARIVEAQF; encoded by the coding sequence ATGAATCCTGAAAAGAAACAACCTCTGATCGCCGTCGTCGGGCCAACCGCTTCCGGCAAAAGCGATCTCGGCATTGCGCTCGCACAACGTTTCAACGGCGAAATCATCAACTGCGATTCGGTGCAAACCTACAAAGGCATTTACATCGCCACGGCCAAAGTTACACCCGAAGAGCAGCAGGGAATACCGCACCATCTGATTGACATCGTCGAACCGACCTACAACCTGACAGCGGTGGAATGGGCTGCGCGGGCAAGGGAAGTCATTGCTGGAATGGAATCGCGCGGCAAATTGCCATTGCTGGTCGGAGGCACTGGATTTTACCTGCGCGCGCTGACGACGAAGTTTTTTGATGCGCCGGAAATTGACGAACACCTGCGGCCACGATTTCAACGAATTCTGGAACGTCGCGGAGCCGAACATCTCCACCGGATGTTGTCGAAAGTTGATCCGTTGCTGGCCTCGAAATTTGCGCCCAAAGATTGGTCGCGCGTCATTCGCGCTCTGGAAGTGTATTTTTCCTCCGGCAAACCGCTGTCCGAATGGCAAGCTCTGAAGCCGGAAGAGCCGACCGAAGAGGCTGCGCGAATGATGTATCTGGTGCTTGAACCGCCGCGCGAAGAACTGTATGACCGCATCAACCGCCGGACTGATTTGATGGTCGAACGCGGATTGTTGGCAGAAATTGAAAACTTGATTGCCGCGGGCGTTCCGCCCACGGCCAAGGCCTTCAACGCGCACGGGTACAAACGCTTTGTCGAATACCTGTTGGGACAGCGAACGCTGGAAAGCGCCATTGAGCAAATGAAGCTCGACACTCGCCATTACGCCAAACGGCAATGGACGTGGTGGCGCGCTCAGACGAATACATTTTGGTTGCAGGGATTCGGTTTTGAGCACAATATGATTGAGCAAGCAGCGCGGATTGTCGAAGCTCAGTTCTGA
- a CDS encoding alpha-L-fucosidase, with protein sequence MNPKSLLVLFCLIPALVAAVSDAPVQPPKPYGAIPSERQLRWHELETYGFVHFTTNTFTDKEWGYGDEDPKIFNPTDFSADQIVTALKAGGLKGVILTAKHHDGFCLWPTKTTDHNVSKSTWRDGKGDVVKEFADACRRHGMKFGVYLSPWDRNNPNYGKPEYVAIYRQQLRELMTNYGELFEVWHDGANGGDGFYGGARERRKIDKTRYYDWPGTWNLVRQLQPNAVVFSDAGPDIRWVGNEKGIAGDPCWTTINGETIYPGQEGVEKQLNSGDRNGSVWRPAECDVSIRPGWFWHESQNDKVKTPQQLKDLYFASVGRGASFLLNVPPDRRGRIHENDVKALGEFGDWLGQTFAVNLAKGAKAKASNVRGNDKRFAAAEVLDADRFSYWATDDNVTTAELELDLGAEKTFNIVRVREDIKLGQRVGEFAVDVWADGRWSEFGKATSIGAQRLLRGQKVTARKVRLRITEAAANPCISEFSLFAEP encoded by the coding sequence ATGAACCCCAAATCACTTCTTGTTCTGTTTTGCCTGATTCCCGCATTGGTCGCCGCTGTTTCCGACGCGCCGGTTCAGCCGCCAAAACCGTACGGCGCAATTCCCAGCGAACGCCAGTTGCGCTGGCACGAACTGGAAACCTACGGCTTTGTACACTTCACGACCAACACCTTCACCGACAAAGAATGGGGCTACGGCGACGAAGATCCGAAGATATTCAACCCGACGGATTTCAGCGCCGATCAGATCGTTACCGCGCTGAAAGCGGGCGGATTGAAAGGCGTGATTCTGACCGCCAAACACCACGACGGATTCTGTTTGTGGCCGACGAAAACCACCGACCACAACGTTTCCAAAAGCACTTGGCGCGATGGGAAAGGCGACGTGGTCAAAGAATTCGCCGACGCTTGCCGCCGTCATGGAATGAAGTTCGGCGTGTATTTGTCTCCGTGGGATCGCAACAATCCGAATTACGGCAAGCCGGAATATGTGGCGATTTATCGCCAGCAATTGCGCGAACTGATGACCAATTACGGTGAACTGTTTGAAGTCTGGCACGACGGCGCAAATGGCGGCGATGGGTTTTACGGCGGAGCGCGCGAACGTCGCAAGATTGATAAAACTCGTTACTACGATTGGCCTGGGACCTGGAATTTGGTGCGCCAGCTTCAGCCGAATGCAGTCGTATTCAGCGATGCGGGGCCGGACATTCGTTGGGTTGGAAACGAAAAAGGAATTGCGGGCGATCCGTGCTGGACGACGATCAACGGCGAAACGATTTACCCCGGACAGGAAGGCGTCGAAAAACAATTGAATAGCGGCGACCGCAACGGCTCGGTTTGGCGACCGGCGGAATGCGACGTTTCGATTCGCCCGGGGTGGTTCTGGCACGAAAGCCAGAATGACAAGGTCAAAACTCCGCAGCAATTGAAAGATTTGTATTTTGCTTCGGTTGGCCGCGGCGCTTCGTTTTTGCTGAATGTCCCGCCGGATCGGCGCGGACGCATACACGAAAATGATGTGAAAGCGTTGGGCGAATTTGGCGACTGGTTGGGACAAACCTTTGCCGTCAATCTGGCCAAAGGCGCGAAAGCAAAAGCGAGCAATGTGCGCGGCAATGACAAACGGTTTGCAGCGGCAGAAGTGCTGGATGCGGATCGGTTCAGTTACTGGGCGACGGATGACAACGTGACAACGGCGGAACTGGAACTGGATTTGGGCGCAGAGAAAACCTTCAACATCGTTCGCGTGCGGGAAGACATCAAACTCGGCCAACGCGTGGGTGAATTTGCCGTGGATGTTTGGGCGGACGGTAGGTGGTCGGAATTCGGCAAAGCCACCAGCATCGGTGCCCAGCGACTGTTACGCGGCCAGAAAGTCACCGCGCGGAAAGTTCGCCTGCGTATTACCGAGGCCGCGGCCAATCCCTGCATCAGCGAATTCAGTTTGTTTGCCGAACCATGA
- the trxA gene encoding thioredoxin, with protein MSDSQIIRCSNCGAANRVLQAKIAAGDLPVCGKCHAKLLAPTSPMKVTDASFSRDVEQSPLPVFLDFWAGWCGPCLMIGPFVEELATELAGRVRVAKLNIDENPITAQRFNVHSIPTMILFKDGREVDRITGAVPKEMMLRRLQMNGLI; from the coding sequence ATGTCTGATTCGCAAATCATACGTTGCTCAAATTGCGGCGCAGCCAATCGCGTATTGCAGGCAAAAATTGCCGCAGGCGATCTGCCGGTCTGCGGTAAATGCCACGCGAAGCTGTTGGCTCCGACTTCGCCGATGAAAGTCACCGACGCCAGTTTTTCGCGTGATGTCGAACAGTCACCACTGCCGGTGTTTCTGGATTTCTGGGCCGGATGGTGCGGGCCTTGTTTGATGATTGGGCCGTTTGTTGAAGAGCTGGCGACTGAATTGGCAGGTCGCGTTCGCGTCGCCAAACTGAACATTGACGAAAATCCGATAACGGCGCAACGCTTCAATGTTCACAGCATCCCGACCATGATCTTGTTCAAAGATGGCCGCGAAGTGGATCGCATTACCGGCGCAGTTCCGAAAGAAATGATGCTTCGCCGATTGCAAATGAATGGATTGATCTAA
- a CDS encoding PQQ-like beta-propeller repeat protein codes for MPIKLFRSILFIVLISGGGGLIAPAQDWVQWRGANRDGVVKDFVAPAVWPKELKPMWKTPVGSGYSSPVVSKDRVWIHSLSGEEETITCLNLNTGKPMWSKRYPAQFTKNQYATEMGKGPFATPVLHHGRLYTLGVNALLSCFDAATGELKWQKDFGKPDTSKMFCGTAASPLVDGANVIVYTGDDIRGGLMVALNAVTGKEQWRWTGEGPGYASPILATFAGTRQIVTMTDNSVVGVSAEDGKLLWRLAWPDDWNENIVTPLVYKNALILSGVRKGTMAVKIVKTGDKWEPKQLWRNPELTMYMNSPVLSDNHFFGMTNKRKGALFCAEAATGKVLWSTEGREGMNAAILHAGDLLFVLNNDAGLIVAKKSAAGFEQLAKYSVADTATYAHPVIFGKRILVKDDAAIALLSFE; via the coding sequence ATGCCAATCAAATTGTTTCGCTCCATTTTATTCATCGTTTTGATTTCGGGAGGCGGTGGGTTGATTGCCCCTGCGCAGGATTGGGTGCAATGGCGCGGCGCGAATCGCGATGGCGTCGTCAAAGACTTCGTTGCACCTGCCGTTTGGCCGAAAGAACTCAAACCGATGTGGAAAACGCCTGTCGGTTCTGGCTATTCGTCGCCTGTCGTCAGCAAAGACCGTGTCTGGATTCACAGCCTCAGCGGTGAAGAGGAAACCATCACCTGCCTGAATCTGAACACCGGCAAACCGATGTGGAGTAAACGCTATCCTGCGCAATTCACCAAAAACCAATACGCAACAGAAATGGGCAAAGGTCCCTTTGCGACTCCAGTGCTGCACCATGGACGTTTGTATACGCTGGGCGTCAATGCCTTGTTGTCGTGTTTTGACGCGGCGACCGGCGAGTTGAAATGGCAAAAGGATTTTGGCAAGCCAGACACATCGAAAATGTTTTGTGGCACGGCGGCTTCGCCGTTGGTGGATGGCGCGAATGTAATTGTATACACAGGCGACGACATCAGGGGTGGCTTGATGGTGGCGCTCAATGCCGTGACCGGGAAAGAACAATGGCGTTGGACGGGCGAAGGGCCAGGCTACGCTTCGCCGATCCTTGCCACGTTTGCCGGAACACGCCAAATCGTCACCATGACCGACAACTCGGTCGTCGGCGTTTCGGCCGAAGATGGGAAATTGCTTTGGCGGTTGGCCTGGCCGGACGATTGGAATGAAAACATCGTCACCCCGCTGGTTTACAAAAACGCGTTGATTCTTTCCGGCGTTCGCAAAGGCACAATGGCCGTCAAAATCGTCAAAACCGGCGACAAATGGGAACCCAAACAGCTTTGGCGCAACCCCGAACTGACGATGTACATGAACTCGCCGGTATTGAGCGATAACCACTTTTTCGGGATGACGAACAAGCGCAAGGGCGCTTTGTTTTGCGCCGAAGCCGCGACGGGGAAAGTGCTCTGGTCAACCGAAGGCCGCGAAGGAATGAATGCAGCGATTCTGCACGCCGGGGATTTGCTGTTCGTGTTGAACAATGACGCCGGATTGATTGTGGCAAAAAAGAGCGCTGCTGGATTCGAGCAACTGGCCAAATACAGCGTCGCCGACACCGCAACGTATGCACATCCCGTGATTTTCGGCAAACGAATTCTGGTCAAAGACGACGCAGCCATTGCGCTGTTGAGCTTTGAATAA
- a CDS encoding GNAT family N-acetyltransferase gives MNLLIRQARPEDAEAIVSIFNPIIETGKYTVFDAPFTVEAEREYISNLPTRGIFHVAVKQEDQKVVGFQSLEPFATYTQAFAHVGVVGTYVDLAERRQGIAGQMFAVMFEAARLKGYEKIFTFIRADNPAALATYRRQGFQIVGTARQQAKINGNYIDEIMVEKFL, from the coding sequence ATGAATCTGCTCATTCGCCAGGCGAGGCCTGAAGATGCCGAAGCCATCGTCAGCATTTTCAATCCCATCATCGAAACCGGAAAGTACACTGTCTTTGACGCGCCGTTCACTGTGGAAGCTGAGCGCGAATACATCTCGAATCTCCCAACGCGCGGCATTTTTCACGTCGCCGTCAAGCAAGAAGATCAAAAGGTCGTCGGCTTTCAGAGCCTGGAGCCGTTTGCGACGTACACGCAGGCTTTTGCTCACGTCGGAGTCGTCGGCACATACGTTGATCTGGCTGAACGGCGGCAGGGGATCGCCGGACAAATGTTTGCCGTGATGTTTGAAGCGGCGCGGCTGAAGGGTTACGAAAAGATTTTCACGTTTATTCGCGCCGATAATCCGGCGGCTCTGGCGACTTACCGGCGACAAGGGTTTCAAATTGTCGGGACGGCGCGCCAGCAAGCAAAGATCAACGGAAACTACATTGACGAAATCATGGTTGAAAAGTTTCTGTAG
- a CDS encoding VOC family protein yields the protein MANPITYLEIAGRDGDTLENFYSQLFGWQIERRDEHNVGGNRYGSVKDGDAGPLNLGIRHEPQGKAELVFYIEVPDIEAAFAKAKELGAEVRISPMPAPGVTFALIADPEGNAIGLVQKKQKDG from the coding sequence ATGGCGAACCCAATCACGTATCTGGAAATCGCCGGACGCGATGGCGATACGCTGGAAAATTTCTATTCGCAACTTTTTGGCTGGCAGATTGAACGGCGTGACGAGCATAACGTTGGCGGCAACCGCTACGGTTCGGTCAAAGATGGCGACGCCGGACCGCTCAATCTGGGCATTCGTCACGAACCGCAGGGCAAGGCCGAGCTGGTTTTTTACATCGAAGTCCCTGACATCGAGGCCGCATTCGCCAAAGCCAAAGAACTTGGAGCCGAAGTTCGCATCTCGCCGATGCCAGCGCCTGGGGTCACTTTCGCGCTGATCGCCGACCCGGAGGGCAACGCGATTGGTTTGGTTCAAAAGAAGCAGAAAGACGGTTGA
- a CDS encoding BrnT family toxin: METLAQKHQVSVDEVEELFGNSPRFDFVSNGNVEGENVYWALGQTDAGRYLTIFFIYKGGGLAMLISARDMNAKERRRYGKK; the protein is encoded by the coding sequence ATCGAAACGCTGGCGCAGAAGCATCAAGTTTCAGTTGATGAAGTCGAAGAGTTGTTTGGCAATTCGCCACGCTTCGATTTTGTTTCCAATGGTAATGTTGAAGGAGAAAATGTGTACTGGGCATTGGGGCAAACTGATGCCGGGAGGTATTTGACGATTTTCTTTATTTACAAGGGCGGCGGCCTTGCAATGCTGATTTCAGCCCGCGATATGAATGCAAAAGAGCGGAGACGTTATGGCAAAAAGTAA